In Paenibacillus algicola, a genomic segment contains:
- a CDS encoding aromatic acid exporter family protein codes for MGFRVIKTAIAALLAIVITDALEIPGATSAGLLAILGVDVTRKRSLHSVSSRFFASLLGLVFASVLFQLLGYHYWVLALYILIAFPAISKAHLKEGIVTSSVVVFRVFSGQELDIHIFWTEVQLLMIGLGSAMVVNMIYMPKGEGQLGQIRRQVDGLFSQIFTQISRTLREPSHLWDGKEMIQAGKMVERGIAESNRNLENQMLHPDLAWNVYFYMRKEQLDHIAAMMHLVSQIYEKLPTGIFAAELFDQISQDVIAEEYTGKTEKLLTEVQAKFREMELPKTREEFEVRSAILQLSKELEDFLKISKRSKAPTSKVAKRA; via the coding sequence ATGGGATTCCGTGTGATCAAAACAGCGATTGCGGCCTTGCTGGCCATTGTAATTACAGATGCATTAGAGATTCCGGGAGCAACCTCAGCCGGTCTGCTGGCGATACTGGGTGTGGATGTAACGCGCAAGCGCAGCCTGCACTCCGTATCGTCGCGTTTTTTTGCGTCACTGCTCGGTCTTGTGTTTGCGTCAGTGCTGTTTCAGCTGCTGGGCTATCATTACTGGGTACTGGCATTATACATACTGATTGCGTTCCCGGCCATTTCCAAAGCACATTTAAAGGAAGGCATTGTCACGAGCTCTGTGGTCGTATTCCGCGTATTCAGCGGGCAGGAGCTGGACATTCACATTTTTTGGACCGAGGTGCAGCTGCTTATGATCGGGCTGGGCTCGGCGATGGTCGTGAACATGATCTACATGCCCAAGGGTGAGGGGCAGCTGGGTCAAATCAGGCGGCAGGTGGACGGGCTATTCTCGCAGATTTTCACCCAGATTTCCCGCACGCTGCGGGAGCCGTCTCATCTGTGGGATGGCAAGGAAATGATTCAGGCCGGTAAAATGGTCGAGCGCGGCATTGCAGAGAGCAACCGCAATCTGGAGAACCAGATGCTGCACCCGGATCTGGCGTGGAACGTTTACTTCTATATGCGGAAGGAGCAGCTGGACCATATTGCCGCCATGATGCATCTGGTGTCCCAGATCTATGAGAAGCTGCCCACAGGCATATTCGCCGCCGAGCTGTTCGATCAGATCAGCCAGGATGTGATCGCAGAGGAATACACAGGCAAAACCGAGAAGCTGCTGACAGAGGTCCAAGCCAAATTCCGGGAAATGGAGCTGCCGAAGACTCGGGAGGAGTTCGAGGTCAGGTCGGCGATTTTGCAGCTGAGCAAAGAGCTGGAGGATTTCTTGAAAATTTCAAAGCGAAGCAAGGCGCCGACCAGTAAGGTCGCTAAACGCGCTTAG
- a CDS encoding ABC transporter substrate-binding protein: protein MIRKGWFMTLSILMVCTLVLSGCSGKSETMKVKIGEVTRSVFYAPQYVAMEKGFFEDQGLEVELQTTFGGDKTMTALLSGGIDVALVGSETSIYVYQQGAEDPVINFGQLTQTDGTFLMARESPGAFEWDQLKGKVFLGQRKGGMPQMAGEFALRGKGIDPRQDLELIQNIDFANIASAYASGTGEYVQLFEPQASIFEQEGKGKVVASFGVESGHLPYTVFMTKESYMNENADTVQRFTNALYQAQQWVNTHSPEEVAEVIMPFFKDTDPEIVISSVKRYMEQGTYATDPIVDDQEWNNLLDVMEQAGELKERVAAEEIVNNRFAEQAKRSGE, encoded by the coding sequence ATGATAAGAAAAGGCTGGTTCATGACCCTGTCCATCCTGATGGTATGTACCCTAGTACTGTCCGGATGCAGCGGAAAGAGTGAAACGATGAAGGTCAAGATCGGCGAGGTCACGCGTTCGGTGTTCTATGCACCGCAGTATGTCGCGATGGAGAAAGGCTTTTTTGAAGATCAGGGACTGGAGGTAGAGCTGCAAACGACCTTTGGCGGGGACAAAACGATGACTGCACTGTTATCAGGGGGCATTGATGTCGCGCTGGTAGGCTCTGAGACCTCGATTTATGTGTATCAGCAAGGTGCGGAGGATCCGGTCATTAACTTCGGGCAGCTGACACAAACAGACGGGACCTTTTTGATGGCAAGAGAGTCCCCGGGAGCCTTTGAGTGGGATCAATTAAAAGGGAAGGTGTTCCTGGGCCAGCGCAAGGGCGGTATGCCGCAGATGGCGGGCGAGTTTGCATTGCGGGGCAAAGGCATTGATCCCAGGCAGGATCTGGAGCTGATTCAGAATATCGACTTCGCCAATATCGCATCTGCTTACGCTTCGGGAACCGGAGAATATGTGCAGCTGTTTGAGCCGCAGGCATCCATCTTCGAACAGGAGGGCAAAGGAAAGGTCGTCGCCTCCTTCGGGGTAGAGAGCGGCCATCTGCCTTATACCGTGTTTATGACAAAAGAAAGCTATATGAATGAGAATGCTGATACAGTCCAGCGGTTTACAAATGCTTTGTACCAAGCTCAGCAGTGGGTAAACACGCATTCACCGGAAGAGGTGGCGGAGGTCATCATGCCGTTTTTCAAGGATACAGATCCCGAAATTGTCATTTCTTCCGTCAAGCGTTACATGGAGCAGGGCACGTACGCTACGGACCCCATTGTAGATGATCAGGAGTGGAATAATTTGCTGGATGTCATGGAGCAGGCGGGCGAGCTCAAAGAGCGGGTGGCTGCAGAGGAAATCGTCAATAATCGTTTTGCAGAGCAGGCAAAGCGGAGCGGAGAATGA
- a CDS encoding ABC transporter ATP-binding protein produces the protein MKPAVELKQITHAYVSDREASLAIEDINLTVYPGEFVSLIGPSGCGKTTLLSIIAGLLQPSKGTVTVNGHAVEGTSPEVGYMLQQDYLFPWLSIQKNALLGLELTGGLNEASAVLIEELLKEMDLAGYGSFYPQQLSGGMRQRVALVRTLAADPSLLLLDEPFSALDYQTKLKLENLIVKTLKERRKTAVLVTHDLSEAIAMSDRVVLLNRNPGRIHYVFDVTEPVRSTEPFLARKEPGFNELFHSIWHEMEKISGKE, from the coding sequence ATGAAGCCGGCTGTGGAGCTGAAGCAAATTACACATGCTTATGTTAGTGACCGGGAAGCTTCCTTGGCTATTGAGGACATTAATCTCACCGTTTATCCTGGTGAATTTGTCAGTCTCATCGGGCCTAGCGGCTGCGGCAAAACGACCCTTCTGTCGATCATTGCCGGGCTGCTGCAGCCTTCAAAGGGCACAGTAACCGTGAACGGCCATGCGGTAGAGGGCACCTCCCCCGAGGTAGGCTATATGCTGCAGCAGGATTATCTGTTCCCTTGGCTTAGCATTCAGAAGAATGCGCTGCTCGGACTGGAGCTGACAGGCGGACTGAATGAGGCTTCGGCTGTGCTGATCGAAGAGCTGCTGAAGGAGATGGACTTGGCGGGCTACGGTAGCTTTTATCCCCAGCAGTTGTCCGGCGGGATGCGTCAGCGTGTGGCCCTGGTCCGCACGCTGGCTGCCGATCCATCCTTGCTGCTTCTGGATGAGCCGTTCTCTGCGCTGGATTACCAGACAAAGCTGAAGCTGGAGAACCTCATCGTCAAAACGCTGAAGGAGCGCCGCAAAACGGCTGTGCTGGTCACGCATGACTTGTCGGAGGCCATTGCTATGAGTGATCGGGTGGTGCTGTTAAATCGAAACCCGGGCCGGATTCACTATGTGTTTGACGTCACTGAGCCTGTGCGCAGCACGGAGCCGTTTCTGGCCCGGAAGGAGCCAGGCTTTAACGAGCTGTTTCATAGCATATGGCATGAAATGGAGAAGATCAGCGGAAAGGAGTGA
- a CDS encoding carboxypeptidase M32, giving the protein MEKQWSEEWSRFEALFRQISSYNEAVGLLAWDLRTGAPKKGVASRSETLGMLSTEAFKLLTSAEMGELIQALSAPSVQEQLNELQRRMVQEAGKEYDRNKSLPAERFKEYTVLAAQSESMWEDAKKNDDFVGFEPYLSRIVEFKKEFIGYWGAKQTPYDTLLDMYEPDMTVAELDEVFQRLTARLVPLAQTIRERGKQPETAFMHQLFDVGQQEKFGLFILEQMGYDFEAGRLDESVHPFAIGLNNGDVRITTHYLQDEVTSAVFSSLHEGGHALYEQNIEAALHGTPLSGGTSMGIHESQSRLWENMIGRSRAFWKRYFRDLQQHFPQQFGDVEAEAFYRAVNRVENSFIRIEADELTYNLHIIIRYEIEKMLFNEGLSVKELPEIWNAKYKEYLGIMPPDDRMGVLQDVHWSGGDFGYFASYSLGNMYAAQFMHTMRKEMPDLDQLIEEGNLTPIKEWLTDKILRYGKSEKPSEIIVRVTGEPLNPDYLADYLEAKYKDVYQL; this is encoded by the coding sequence ATGGAAAAACAATGGAGTGAGGAATGGTCACGCTTTGAAGCGTTATTCCGCCAAATTTCCAGTTATAATGAAGCGGTCGGGCTGCTCGCTTGGGATCTGCGCACCGGAGCTCCCAAGAAAGGAGTTGCTTCCCGGTCAGAAACCTTGGGCATGCTCTCTACGGAAGCTTTCAAGCTGTTGACCTCCGCTGAGATGGGAGAGCTGATCCAAGCGCTGTCCGCTCCAAGCGTTCAAGAGCAGCTAAATGAGCTGCAGCGCCGAATGGTTCAGGAAGCGGGCAAGGAGTATGACCGCAACAAGTCTTTGCCGGCAGAACGCTTCAAGGAGTATACAGTACTGGCGGCTCAATCGGAATCGATGTGGGAGGACGCCAAGAAGAATGACGATTTTGTTGGCTTTGAGCCTTACTTGAGCCGCATTGTGGAATTCAAAAAGGAGTTCATCGGTTATTGGGGTGCGAAGCAGACTCCCTATGATACCCTGCTGGATATGTATGAACCGGATATGACCGTGGCGGAGCTGGATGAGGTGTTTCAGCGCCTGACCGCAAGGCTTGTTCCGCTGGCTCAAACCATCAGAGAACGTGGCAAGCAGCCAGAAACGGCGTTTATGCATCAATTGTTCGATGTAGGTCAGCAGGAAAAGTTCGGCCTGTTTATTCTGGAGCAGATGGGCTACGATTTTGAAGCCGGCCGTCTGGACGAGAGTGTTCACCCGTTTGCCATCGGGCTGAACAACGGTGATGTCCGGATTACAACTCACTATTTACAGGATGAAGTGACGAGCGCGGTATTCAGCTCGCTGCACGAAGGCGGTCACGCTCTCTATGAGCAAAATATTGAAGCTGCGCTGCACGGCACTCCGTTATCCGGCGGCACCTCAATGGGTATTCATGAATCCCAATCCCGGCTGTGGGAGAATATGATTGGCCGCAGCCGCGCCTTCTGGAAGCGGTATTTCCGCGATCTACAGCAGCATTTTCCGCAGCAGTTTGGAGATGTCGAGGCAGAAGCCTTCTACCGTGCAGTCAATCGCGTGGAGAATTCGTTCATTCGCATTGAAGCCGACGAGCTGACCTACAATCTTCATATCATTATCCGGTATGAAATCGAGAAGATGCTGTTTAATGAAGGCCTCTCCGTAAAGGAGCTCCCGGAAATCTGGAATGCGAAGTACAAAGAATACCTTGGAATCATGCCGCCTGATGACCGGATGGGTGTTCTGCAGGATGTTCACTGGTCCGGTGGAGATTTCGGATATTTTGCCTCCTACTCGCTTGGAAATATGTATGCAGCACAATTTATGCACACGATGCGTAAGGAAATGCCGGACTTGGATCAGCTTATTGAGGAAGGGAATCTGACGCCCATCAAGGAGTGGCTGACGGACAAGATCCTCCGCTACGGCAAAAGCGAGAAGCCTTCCGAGATTATTGTCCGTGTAACTGGTGAACCGCTGAATCCGGATTATTTGGCCGATTATTTGGAAGCGAAGTATAAGGACGTTTATCAGCTTTAA
- a CDS encoding ABC transporter permease, with protein sequence MHAVHLRRKRKESRLVLAVQLLLLAVFFALWEVAGRLSWIDVLLFSYPSKIALYLSQQAVTLEWWGHIGVTVGETAVGFLLGTLAGTLLAVLIWWSPFLSKVLDPYMVVFNSMPKVALGPIFIVMFGGGFTAIVMTTLSITVIVTTLVVYNSFSEVDPNYVKVVRTFGGSKAQRFRRVILPVSFPAIISTLKVNVGMAWVGVIVGEFLVAKSGLGYLIMYGFQVFNFTIVLSSLLVIAVAATGMYQLVVYIEKLLLRSR encoded by the coding sequence ATGCATGCCGTGCATCTGCGGCGGAAACGAAAAGAGAGCCGTCTGGTGCTGGCAGTGCAGCTTTTGCTGCTAGCCGTCTTCTTTGCCCTGTGGGAGGTGGCCGGAAGGCTTAGCTGGATTGATGTGCTTCTCTTCAGCTATCCCAGCAAAATTGCGCTCTATCTTTCTCAGCAGGCAGTGACCTTGGAATGGTGGGGGCATATCGGAGTAACTGTAGGCGAGACCGCGGTAGGATTTCTGCTGGGAACGCTGGCGGGGACACTGCTGGCGGTGCTGATCTGGTGGTCCCCTTTTCTGTCGAAGGTGCTGGACCCGTATATGGTCGTGTTTAACAGCATGCCCAAGGTCGCGCTGGGACCGATCTTTATTGTCATGTTTGGAGGCGGCTTTACAGCGATTGTCATGACGACGCTCTCAATTACGGTTATTGTTACTACACTGGTGGTCTATAACAGCTTTTCTGAGGTGGACCCCAATTATGTCAAGGTCGTCCGCACATTCGGAGGAAGCAAGGCCCAGAGGTTTAGGCGGGTCATTCTGCCTGTCTCATTCCCGGCCATAATCTCCACCTTGAAGGTCAATGTAGGAATGGCCTGGGTAGGCGTGATTGTGGGAGAATTTCTCGTTGCGAAATCAGGTCTTGGCTATTTGATTATGTACGGATTTCAGGTGTTTAACTTCACCATTGTGCTCTCCAGTCTGCTCGTAATTGCAGTGGCGGCCACAGGCATGTATCAGCTGGTCGTCTATATAGAAAAGCTGCTGCTTCGCTCCCGTTGA